From the Juglans microcarpa x Juglans regia isolate MS1-56 chromosome 7D, Jm3101_v1.0, whole genome shotgun sequence genome, the window aaagatttaaaattgatcATGAAAGTATTTTGTCTTTAAATGATGTTAAGGAtgaaaatatctgagaatactttAAAACAAATTCATGTGTTACCAAACAAAACTTTAATCACTATATAGAAACCTGTCGCATcaagtagaataaaaaattatttatttttaaatttttttaccattttttattttttaatcttataattaataaatagtgTGTTTATAGCCAGAATTTTTGCGTAAGTAGaattcttaataaataaatatcttgcttgaaagaaaaaaacaaatgataatgTGATCACCTTGAAGACTTAAAATGTTATATCACTTTTAAATGTCAATTACTTCATCAAGTGTGTGATGAACACTGAAGTCATGTTGTCAATATATAACGAAAGTTCAAAGTCTCCTAAGATTAAGGAGGTACCATCCAATCCATACAACGAATGCCAACCAAAAAAGCCTtaagaaaagtaaaaggaaaggACTAAAGACTAAAAAAACATCAGTATCCGATGTGAGATATTCGATTACTCCACCAAATTGCTACATGTCTGCCACATCGGAAAGTCCATAATTACCACATGACCAGTAGAAGTACTCTTCAATTGGAATCAATATCGCGTACTGCTATCATGAGGCACCACCTTTCTAGACGTTGGCACCTTAACGATGGTTCATTGGTTGTGTATGACGGGTTCTTTCCACTGCCAATGGAGCCTCCTGATCATCTTCATGATATGCATATTCAGGCAGTAGCAGTCTATTGCAGCtgcatatatatagatcaaaaagacatccaaaagcaaagaaaaaaccaggaaaaaagaacaagataaaAATGGTGATGGAGATGGATCGATCATGGGGACCAGTACTGTATAATATGCTGAATACAATATTATACATACCCCCTTATatacacattaatatatatatatatatatccctctGAATGCTGACCGTTGGATTGCTGAAGATCAAAATCTTGTCATACGGTTCATGATCTGAGAGCTGGGATGGAGATGGACCATGATATTAACTAATGGGGTCTGTCAATTTGGCATGATAGGGCCTTTCAAGTCCACCATATAAAGTTCCATAACATGTGCACAGAAAGTCTGCTGAGTGGAGATATTTTCAACAGATGCAATTACTAAAAAGGATATTCTAGAAAAGATTCAATATTTATAGAGATATTTTGAGAGATATTTCTTCGTCCAAGTTCGAGCATCTAATTATATTGTCAAGAAACTCTCTTCACAAACCGACCCTGCAACCAAAAATATTGCATTAAATACTACTTaagttgcaaatatatataaaaaatcacaGCGTCACGAGGAAGATAGATAGAGATAATCATACAGAGGCGCTAGAGgacatgaattatatatataaccttgAGTCTAGGCCTTTTATCTGCATTGAGTTTGCGAACTTGGTATCTTATCTTCTTTGAGAACAACCTGGTCTGGCGTTTCTCCTTGTACCTTAGAACTCTTGCTTCCCTTCTTGTTCTCTCCTCTTCCATCACAGGCACCTCTCTCGtctaaaaaagattaaaaaatatctcattattcagaaataaattttaactaatttcCTCCATGCTttggaataatatatatatgtgtgtgtgtgtgtgtaatgaACTCGTACGTACAAATGAAAATACTTGAAAGGCTCGTCACTTGATTGTATaatcaagatatatataatttccttcaaaatatagggaaagaaataaattcaaaaaggctaatatatatatatatatatatatatgtatgtatgtataataaaTGGTACTAACATAATAGCCATTGCTTGCCATGGAAGGAGAATAATCATCAGCCCAAAGAGACCCCCGGTCGGACCAAGCATCTAAGACATCTTCATAATTCAAGTTCAAATTCAATGATGCCTTCTtctcatcatcatgatcatcatcctcCAAAAGCCCAAGATTCTCCTTCTTTATAACCTTGCCAGTTGTACCGTAGCTTTCTTCTTCAAACACTTTCTGCTGATGATCTTGTTCTTC encodes:
- the LOC121238978 gene encoding zinc finger protein CONSTANS-LIKE 16-like, producing MGYHSFLRSPKKEEQEVPETVLTEFSDTKDAFYADEELDIMDELEGIWGIEADEKLPQNSKKYGQLNWDFMDWEEFPFREGRTEEQDHQQKVFEEESYGTTGKVIKKENLGLLEDDDHDDEKKASLNLNLNYEDVLDAWSDRGSLWADDYSPSMASNGYYTREVPVMEEERTRREARVLRYKEKRQTRLFSKKIRYQVRKLNADKRPRLKGRFVKRVS